The following nucleotide sequence is from Terriglobus sp. RCC_193.
GCTTCTTCAACAGCTGTAAGTGGCACGAAACACGTCGCGAAAGCAACGTCGAGAACGGCACGAAGTGCCTAGAACTCCCAGCGGAGCAGCGTTGCGCCTACGGTAAACCCGGCACCCACCGATGCCAGCAGAACCAGGTCGCCCTTCTTCAGGCGTCCTTCTTCCAGAGCCGTTCCCATAGCCAGCGGAATCGTTCCGCCGGTCGTGTTGCCGTAGCGATCAATGTTGATAACAACGCGCTCCAGCGGCATGCCCAGACGCTCTGCCGTGGCCAGGATAATGCGCTTGTTCGCCTGGTGCGGAATGAATGCGGCGATCTCCGTACCGGCCACGCCATTCTGCGCAAGCACGGTTTCGCTGGCTTCCATCATCTTGCGTACGGCGAACTTGTACACCGTCTGTCCGTCCTGCCGGATGAAATGTTCGCGTGCATCCACCGTCTCGTGGCTGGATGGCTTGAGGCTGCCACCTGCGGGCATCTGCAATGCCGTTCCGCCCGTTCCATCCACTTCATGATGGAAGTCAATGAGGCCCACTTCGCCTTCTTCACACGGCTCCAGCAGAACGCATCCCGCGCCGTCGCCAAACAGAATGCACGTGGAACGATCCGTGTAATCCACGATGGAACTCATCGTGTCCGCGCCGATGACCAGCACCTTCTTGTGCGTGCCGCTCTCGATAAATTTCGCGCCCACCTGCAGCGAATACGTAAAGGCCGAGCACGCCGCGCTCAGGTCAAATCCCCATGCCTTTGTGGCACCCAGCTTCGCCTGCACCAGGCAGGCGGTCGCCGGGAACAGCATGTCTGGCGTCACGGTTCCCACGATGATGCAGTCCACTTCGCTGGGGTCTATACCGCGCTTCGCCAGGCAATCCTTCGCGGCCTCAACAGCCAGATCGCTGGTCGCCTGCCCTTTTGCGGCCATGTGACGTTCGCGGATGCCAGTCCGTTCCAGAATCCATTGGTCGTTGGTCTCGACCATCTTTTCCAGGTCGGCGTTGGTCAAAATGCGTTCCGGAACGTACGTTCCCACCGACGAAATTTTTGCGCGGACTGCAGACCGCGACTTTAACTCCAAACTCAACGAACCGACCTCCACGCGACAGGCCGCAAGGCATGCCGACGTCAGTCAACAGCATACCCCTGCCATCATTCGCATCCACAAAGCACTGCAAAAAGAAAAGCGCCGGGTAACCCACTGCGCACTCAAGAGCTCACTACCGTTGCTCCCTTCCGGGCCTGGCGGGGTTTGTGAGAGTGAGTCGCGTAGGACCCGGCACTGACCTAGTCTACCAAAGATCGGCGATGCAGACCGCCCGCTCCGACACGGTGAAAAACTATGGCTGAGGAAAAGCACGCGAACGGGAACGACAGACAAACTTGCGACAACAAAGGTGCACTGGCCCGTCGTCCTGTAGACTGGAAAGGATGCGCGCGGAGTCCCCGGGATCAGTTCCAGGTGCCTAGTCTGTGCGTTTCCCTCTGTCTGCCCACGGCGTGTTCATTCTGAATTCACGCGTGCGCCTGCAAGATTCTCGCGACACCACTCGCGAAACGATAAGGAACCAAAAGTTTGAGCACGATTCGCAACATCGCCATCATTGCGCACGTCGATCACGGCAAGACCACCCTTGTGGACGCCATGCTGCGGCAGAGCGGCACCTTCCGGGCTAATGAAGCAGTCGCCGACCGCGTCATGGACTCGAACGACCTGGAACGCGAGCGCGGCATCACCATTCTCGCCAAAAATACCGCCGTCAACTACGGCGACGGCAAGATCAACATCGTCGACACACCGGGCCACGCCGACTTTGGCGGCGAAGTGGAACGCGCTCTGAAGATGGTGGACGGCGTGGTTCTGCTCGTCGACGCATCCGAAGGCCCTCTGCCGCAGACACGTTTTGTGCTGGGCAAGGCGCTTGCCGCTGGCCTGAAGCCGGTGCTGGTCGTCAACAAGATCGACCGTCCCGATGCACGTCCGCAGGAAGTGCTGAACGAGGTCTATGACCTGTTCATCGACCTGGATGCTGAAGAAGATCAGCTCGACTTTCCCGTGGTGTACACCAACGGCAAGGCCGGTACCGCGACCATGGATCTGGCAACCCCCGGCACCGATCTGCAGCCATTGTTTGAAACCATTGTGAAGACCATTCCGCCTGCGACCGGCGATCCGGATGGCCCGCTGCAGATTCTGGTGACGAACCTGGATTACAGCGATTACCTGGGCCGCCTGGGTATTGCACGCGTCTTCAACGGCACGCTGAAGACCGGCGACATGGTGAACATTGCACGCGTGGACGGCACACTGGCACCCGTGAAGATCACCAAACTATTCAGCTTCAGCGGCCTGAAGCGTACGGACATTGAACAGACCACGACGGGCGACATCATCGCCGTTGCCGGCGTTGCCGGTCTGACGATTGGTGAGACGATCACCAGCATTGAGAACCCCGCGCCGCTGCCGCCCATCGTCATTGATGAGCCGACGATTGCGATCCAGTTCTCGGTGAACAATTCGCCGTTTGCGGGCCGCGAAGGCCAGTACGTCACCAGCCGTAATCTGCGTGAGCGTCTGGACAAGGAACTGCAGACGAACGTGTCGATCCGCGTGGAAGACACCGAAAGCCCTGACACGTTCAAGGTGCTGGGCCGTGGCGAACTGCAACTTGCCGTTTTGATTGAAATGATGCGCCGCGAGGGCTTTGAGCTTACCGTTGGACGTCCTGAGATCGTAACCAAGCGTATTGACGGCCAGTTGAT
It contains:
- a CDS encoding beta-ketoacyl-ACP synthase III: MSLELKSRSAVRAKISSVGTYVPERILTNADLEKMVETNDQWILERTGIRERHMAAKGQATSDLAVEAAKDCLAKRGIDPSEVDCIIVGTVTPDMLFPATACLVQAKLGATKAWGFDLSAACSAFTYSLQVGAKFIESGTHKKVLVIGADTMSSIVDYTDRSTCILFGDGAGCVLLEPCEEGEVGLIDFHHEVDGTGGTALQMPAGGSLKPSSHETVDAREHFIRQDGQTVYKFAVRKMMEASETVLAQNGVAGTEIAAFIPHQANKRIILATAERLGMPLERVVINIDRYGNTTGGTIPLAMGTALEEGRLKKGDLVLLASVGAGFTVGATLLRWEF
- the typA gene encoding translational GTPase TypA; its protein translation is MSTIRNIAIIAHVDHGKTTLVDAMLRQSGTFRANEAVADRVMDSNDLERERGITILAKNTAVNYGDGKINIVDTPGHADFGGEVERALKMVDGVVLLVDASEGPLPQTRFVLGKALAAGLKPVLVVNKIDRPDARPQEVLNEVYDLFIDLDAEEDQLDFPVVYTNGKAGTATMDLATPGTDLQPLFETIVKTIPPATGDPDGPLQILVTNLDYSDYLGRLGIARVFNGTLKTGDMVNIARVDGTLAPVKITKLFSFSGLKRTDIEQTTTGDIIAVAGVAGLTIGETITSIENPAPLPPIVIDEPTIAIQFSVNNSPFAGREGQYVTSRNLRERLDKELQTNVSIRVEDTESPDTFKVLGRGELQLAVLIEMMRREGFELTVGRPEIVTKRIDGQLMEPVEYVTIDVPNEFSGTVIQKLGPRKGEMIKMSGDSRVRMEFKVPSRGLIGLRSEMLTETRGTIVMNTLFDGYIAYQGEIPQRPTGALISDRTGVTTTYALNGLQERGVLFMGDGVDVYEGMIVGENSRDNDLDVNAVREKKLTNMRASSADEALRLVPYKQLTLEQCIEFIADDELVEVTPKSLRMRKKVLQANRRPRRNNSSE